One region of Culex pipiens pallens isolate TS chromosome 2, TS_CPP_V2, whole genome shotgun sequence genomic DNA includes:
- the LOC120413133 gene encoding angiotensin-converting enzyme-like isoform X2 produces the protein MKCAKLLLTLICCWSTISGVVSQISDLRYTETTNDNLGEAIQFLRDFDREAAEMCNRVTNSEWKYAINSTEFNKRRMREQQNLASKFECLSWRRAASFDSSTIVDTGIRRQLGRIVEPGRCGLGDDKYAEITHVISLMKENYNNAKVCPYHGPHATALNAQSANYVTGYATYCDLKLEPDLVQIMETSKVEPELKHYWTAWREKSGPPVKNTFMRYIDLANQAAERHGFNDAGDQMRSVYDDSDFFFTVNDLWTKVQPLYKQLVTFARKGLVRHYGENVVRRDGPIPAHLLGNMWGQNWRNILDIIRTGSPEMPDITGEMVRQGYTPLKMFQTAEEFFTSIGLPPMAPEFWRNSMLQKSNEVTGNCAASAWDFCNKVDFRIKQCTQVTLDDFINAHHEMTHVQYYMQYSSQPFLYREGPNPAFHEALANAISLCVGGPAHLQKLGLLNTPVSVLNGNTMINIEYLLNLALDKLPFMAFSLALEKWRWYVFEKGPVGMNARWWELRLRYQGIIPPLVRGYEHFDAGAKYHVISDQDYIKYFVATVLQFQIYSELCLASHHVGPLHTCNFYRSREAGRIISDVMQQGASLTSSQLIKLLTRGKTSRLSVEPLLDFFRPLEAWLELQNRDEPVIGWSSRMEDVALYQPLERNGRNAAETGAVLCWMVQILMCTCIYAFY, from the exons ATGAAGTGCGCAAAATTGTTACTAACGTTGATATGCTGTTGGTCGACAATTTCTGGTGTTGTTTCGCAAATCAGTGACCTTAGATATACAGAG ACCACCAATGACAACCTTGGCGAGGCCATCCAATTCCTGCGCGACTTTGACCGCGAGGCCGCCGAAATGTGTAACCG AGTCACCAACAGCGAGTGGAAGTACGCGATCAACTCGACCGAGTTCAACAAGCGGCGCATGCGCGAACAGCAAAATCTGGCCAGCAAATTCGAGTGTCTGAGCTGGCGCCGGGCAGCTTCGTTCGATTCATCGACCATCGTCGACACCGGAATCCGCCGTCAGCTGGGCCGAATCGTGGAGCCGGGGCGGTGCGGGCTGGGCGATGATAAGTACGCGGAG ATTACGCACGTGATTTCACTGATGAAAGAGAACTACAACAATGCGAAGGTGTGTCCATATCATGGGCCGCATGCCACGGCACTCAATGCGCAAAGCGCCAACTATGTGACCGGATATGCAACGTACTGCGATCTGAAGCTGGAACCGGATCTGGTTCAGATCATGGAAACGAGCAAGGTGGAGCCCGAGTTGAAGCACTACTGGACAGCATGGCGGGAAAAATCTGGACCCCCGGTTAAGAACACCTTCATGCGGTACATTGATTTGGCCAACCAAGCGGCGGAACGGCACGGTTTTAACGATGCCGGAGACCAGATGAGGTCCGTTTACGACGACAGTGACTTCTTCTTTACGGTTAACGATCTCTGGACAAAAGTTCAACCTCTGTACAAACAGTTGGTTACCTTCGCACGGAAGGGTTTGGTACGGCATTACGGTGAAAACGTGGTCCGAAGGGACGGTCCGATTCCAGCTCATCTTTTAG GTAACATGTGGGGTCAAAATTGGCGCAACATCCTGGACATAATCCGAACGGGTTCTCCCGAGATGCCAGACATCACGGGTGAAATGGTTCGCCAAGGTTACACGCCACTGAAGATGTTTCAAACGGCGGAAGAGTTTTTCACCTCGATTGGTTTGCCACCGATGGCTCCGGAGTTTTGGCGCAATTCGATGCTTCAAAAGTCCAACGAAGTAACGGGCAATTGTGCTGCTTCGGCGTGGGACTTTTGCAACAAGGTAGACTTTCGCATCAAGCAGTGCACGCAGGTAACGTTGGATGATTTCATCAACGCTCATCATGAAATGACGCACGTCCAGTACTACATGCAATACTCCAGCCAACCGTTTCTGTACCGCGAGGGACCAAACCCGGCGTTCCACGAAGCGTTGGCCAACGCAATCAGCCTTTGCGTAGGAGGACCAGCACATTTGCAGAAATTGGGACTTCTGAACACTCCCGTTTCGGTGCTCAACGGAAACACCATGATCAACATCGAATACCTGCTAAACCTGGCCCTGGATAAACTCCCATTTATGGCCTTCAGTTTGGCACTGGAAAAGTGGCGCTGGTATGTCTTCGAAAAGGGACCCGTAGGCATGAACGCCCGCTGGTGGGAACTGCGACTCCGTTATCAAGGCATTATCCCTCCGTTGGTCAGAGGATACGAGCATTTTGATGCTGGCGCAAAATATCACGTTATTTCCGACCAAGATTACATCAAATACTTCGTTGCGACCGTTCTGCAGTTCCAAATCTATTCTGAACTTTGTCTGGCATCGCACCACGTTGGCCCACTGCACACGTGCAACTTTTATCGCTCGCGCGAAGCGGGAAGAATCATCAGCGACGTAATGCAGCAAGGTGCCTCCCTCACCTCGTCGCAACTGATTAAGCTTCTGACGCGTGGGAAAACGTCGCGACTTTCGGTGGAACCGCTGCTGGACTTTTTCAGACCGCTCGAAGCATGGTTGGAGCTGCAGAACAGAGACGAACCC GTCATCGGGTGGAGCTCGCGGATGGAAGATGTTGCTCTCTATCAACCCCTTGAACGAAACGGTAGAAATGCAGCCGAAACTGGAGCTGTATTGTGCTGGATGGTTCAGATACTTATGTGCACCTGCATATACGcattttattga
- the LOC120413129 gene encoding serine/threonine-protein phosphatase 6 catalytic subunit produces the protein MTIELDQWIEITKQCKYLPENDLKKLCDLVCDLLIEESNIQPVSTPVTVCGDIHGQFYDLEELFRTGGHVPDTNYIFMGDFVDRGYYSLETFTRLLTLKARYPDKITLLRGNHESRQITKVYGFYDECYTKYGNVNPWKYCCRVFDLLTIAALIDEEILCVHGGLSPEIKTLDQIRSINRDQEIPHKGAFCDLVWSDPEDIETWAESPRGAGWLFGVSVTNDFMEINKLELICRAHQLVHEGINYLFDRKLVTVWSAPNYCYRCGNVAAILKFNTADDSNVEIFKAVPDNERVMPSQRVTPYFL, from the coding sequence ATGACCATCGAGCTGGACCAGTGGATTGAGATTACCAAGCAGTGTAAATATTTGCCGGAGAATGACCTGAAGAAGCTGTGCGACTTGGTTTGTGATTTGCTGATTGAGGAATCGAACATCCAACCCGTATCAACCCCGGTCACCGTGTGCGGCGATATCCACGGCCAGTTTTACGATTTGGAGGAGCTGTTCCGCACGGGTGGCCATGTACCCGATACCAACTACATCTTCATGGGTGATTTTGTGGATCGAGGTTACTACAGTTTGGAGACGTTTACGCGCTTGCTGACGCTAAAGGCCCGCTATCCGGACAAGATTACGCTGCTGAGGGGCAACCACGAGTCTCGGCAGATCACCAAAGTGTACGGGTTCTACGACGAGTGCTACACCAAGTATGGAAACGTTAACCCGTGGAAGTATTGCTGCCGTGTGTTTGACCTGCTGACCATCGCTGCCTTGATCGACGAGGAGATTCTCTGTGTCCACGGTGGACTCAGTCCGGAGATCAAAACGCTGGACCAAATCCGTTCAATCAACCGTGACCAGGAGATTCCGCACAAGGGCGCGTTCTGTGATTTGGTTTGGTCCGATCCGGAGGACATTGAAACGTGGGCGGAAAGTCCCCGGGGAGCGGGTTGGCTGTTCGGGGTGTCCGTTACGAACGACTTCATGGAGATCAACAAGCTGGAGCTAATTTGCCGCGCACACCAGCTCGTTCACGAGGGCATCAACTATCTGTTTGACCGCAAGTTGGTCACCGTTTGGTCCGCCCCGAACTATTGCTACCGCTGTGGCAACGTGGCGGCGATACTAAAGTTCAACACAGCGGACGATTCCAACGTGGAGATATTCAAGGCGGTCCCGGATAACGAGCGGGTCATGCCGAGTCAGCGAGTCACGccgtattttttgtaa